GACCTTTTGGCCCAGTGCGCCAGGGATCAGCAGGATGTCCGCGAACACGATCGAAGCGTCGAACGGAAACCGCCGCATCGGTTGCAGCGTGACCTCGGCCGCTTTCTCAGGATCAAAGCAGAAGCTGATGAAGTCCGGCGCCGTGGCGCGCACCGCCCGGTACTCCGGCAGATATCGGCCAGCCTGGCGCATGAACCAGACCGGAGGGTTCGCATGCCTTTGCCCCTCCAGCGCGGAGAGAAATTTCGGAGTGTGCTCAGAGGTCGGAGAAGAAGACGTCATGGCTCGGGTTAAAGCCCGGCGCGGGCTTCGGCTCAAGCCCGGACGTCCCTTAAGATTTTTCTAACATATCTTAATAAGAAATTAAGATTGAAGGAGGGGGCGGAAGGGCAACTGCAAAGCGGGGAAAACGCCTGGCAGGCGAGTGACTCGCACACCTCGTCCCGGGTTTCCCCCAGCGCTCCCCACAGGGGGTTAAGGCTCTGTTAATCATGGGGATGAACGGGCAAGCGCCTTGAAGACCTTAATGAATTCTTAACGTCGTGACGGCCTAAAAACACCCCTCGCCGAACTCTTCCCGCGCTTCTGGACAAGCCAGATTCAGAGTTCAGGGGGTGCGGGGCGGGCCTGGGGATGTTAGGCGAGCAATGCGACCGTTGATCACAGCGGCGCCGTGTCACGACGTCATCGGGGCTGCTTGGCGCCCGGGCGTCCCCAGAGGCAGGGCAAGTGGTTAAGCAACCGTTAACGGATGATCCACAGGAGAGTCTGGCGCAGGGCGAGGGCGAAAGGCTGCCGCCCCGTTTCGCCACCTACTTCCATATCCACCTAGTTTCGGACTCCACCGGCGAAACCCTCAACGCAATGGCGCGGGCGGTCTGCGCACGCTTCACCGACATCCTGCCGATTGAACACATCTACGCTCTGGTGCGATCCACGCGCCAATTGGACCGCGCGCTTGAAGAGATCGCCGGCGCGCCGGGCGTGGTGATGCATACGATTGTCGATCCGGGATTGCGAACGGCGCTTGAGGAGGGGTGCCGCAAGCTGGAAATGCCCTGCATCGCCGCGCTGGATCCGGTGATCAGCGCCATGTCCCGGTATCTGGGCGCCCGGATTTCGACACGGGTCGGCGCTCAGCATGCGCTGACAAACGACTATTTCGACCGGATCGAAGCTCTCGACTACGCCATCGCTCATGATGACGGCCAGGGCGGCCAGGATCTGACCCAGGCCGACGTCATCCTGGTGGGTGTCTCTCGCACGTCCAAGACCCCGACCTGCATCTACCTGGCCCACCGAGGCGTGCGCGCCGCCAATGTGCCGCTGGTCCCCGGCCGACCGCCGCCCGAGGAACTGTTCACGCTGAAGAACACCCTGATCGTCGGCCTGATCACCTCGCCCGACCGACTGATCCAGATTCGTCGCAACCGCCTACTCTCGCTGAAAGAGAACCGCGAAAGCGACTATGTCGACGCCGATGCGGTCCGTCAGGAAATCATCGCCGCGCGCCGCCTGTTCGAGCGCCAGAACTGGCCAGTCATCGACATCACGCGGCGCTCGGTGGAAGAGACGGCGGCGGCGGTGATCAACCTTCTGTCCGCAGGTCGTGGCAAGGTCGAGGTCTTGGGATGAGCCCCATACCGATCACGCTCGCCTCCCAAAGTTCGGCGCGCCAGATGATCCTGCGAAACGCCGGCGTGACCTTCGACGCGGTCAGTCCCGGCGTGGACGAGGATGCGGCCAAGGCCGGACTTCTGGCCGAGACGGTGACCCCGCGCGACATCGCCGACGCGCTCGCCGAGATGAAAGCGGTTAAGGTTTCGACCAAGCGATCTGGCCTTGTCATCGGCGCCGACCAGACCCTCGATCTGAACGGCCGGCTGATCGATAAGGCCGTTTCGTTGGCCGAGGCCCGGGCGCGCCTGCTCGAGCTTCGCGGAACCACCCACAAGCTGCACTCGGCCGTGGTCGTCGCGCGCGACGGCCAGCCGATCTGGCGAGTGGTCGAAAGCGCGAAGCTGTCGGTGCGGCCGTTCAGCGAAGCCTGGCTAGACGAATATATAGAGCGTCGCGGCGAAGCCCTGCTCTGGTCGGTGGGCTGCTACGAGCTGGAGGGCGAGGGCGTTCAGCTCTTCGACAAGATCGAGGGCGACTATTTCACGATCCTGGGCCTGCCGCTGATCGGCCTGCTGGATTTCCTGCGTCTTCATGGAGCCCTGCCGGCATGAGCAATTCCCTCACAGGCGCGGCGATTGTCGGCGGAGTCTGCGGCCAGCCGATCAAGCATTCGATGAGCCCGGTCATCCATAACGCCTGGATCGCCGCTGCCGGCCTCGACGCGGCCTATGTGCCGTTCGCGCCGACCGCCAACCGGTTCGAGACCTTCGTCGACGGACTGCGGGGCGGAGTCGTGCGCGGCGTCAACGTCACCATCCCCTTCAAGGAGAGAGCCCTGGCGGTCGCCGACACCGCCAGCGACCTGGCGCGAATGGCCGGAGCCGCCAACCTCCTGCTCTTCGATGCCGAGGGCCGTGTCCACGCCGACAACACCGACGGCCCTGGTCTGCTGGGCGCGATCGCCATTCAGGCGCCAGGTTTCGATGTCACTGCCGCGCCGGTGGTCATTCTCGGCGCGGGCGGCGCGGCGCGGGGCGCGGTGGCGGCCCTGCTGCTGGCCGGCGCGCCGCAGGTGTCGGTCGTGAACCGCACCGTGGCGCGAGCCCAGGACTTGGCCGACGCGTTCGGGGAGAAGGTCCTCGCCCACGGCGAAGACGCCCTTCCCGCCCTGCTGCCGGAGGCCGGCCTGGTGATCAACGCGACCTCGCTGGGTCTGGGCGGCGGCGCGGGTCCCGCAGCCGACCTGACCTTGACCCCCAAGACCGCCGTCGTGATGGACATGGTCTACAAGCCGCTGCGGACCGAGTTCCTGCGCCGCGCCGAGGCGGCGGGACGCCGGACGGTCGACGGCCTGGAAATGCTTTTGAGGCAGGCGATCCCAACCTTTGAGGCGATCTACGGCCAGGCCCCCTCCCCTACGGTCGATGTCCGGG
The DNA window shown above is from Caulobacter sp. FWC26 and carries:
- the aroE gene encoding shikimate dehydrogenase codes for the protein MSNSLTGAAIVGGVCGQPIKHSMSPVIHNAWIAAAGLDAAYVPFAPTANRFETFVDGLRGGVVRGVNVTIPFKERALAVADTASDLARMAGAANLLLFDAEGRVHADNTDGPGLLGAIAIQAPGFDVTAAPVVILGAGGAARGAVAALLLAGAPQVSVVNRTVARAQDLADAFGEKVLAHGEDALPALLPEAGLVINATSLGLGGGAGPAADLTLTPKTAVVMDMVYKPLRTEFLRRAEAAGRRTVDGLEMLLRQAIPTFEAIYGQAPSPTVDVRALALKLLGEA
- a CDS encoding pyruvate, water dikinase regulatory protein; the encoded protein is MVKQPLTDDPQESLAQGEGERLPPRFATYFHIHLVSDSTGETLNAMARAVCARFTDILPIEHIYALVRSTRQLDRALEEIAGAPGVVMHTIVDPGLRTALEEGCRKLEMPCIAALDPVISAMSRYLGARISTRVGAQHALTNDYFDRIEALDYAIAHDDGQGGQDLTQADVILVGVSRTSKTPTCIYLAHRGVRAANVPLVPGRPPPEELFTLKNTLIVGLITSPDRLIQIRRNRLLSLKENRESDYVDADAVRQEIIAARRLFERQNWPVIDITRRSVEETAAAVINLLSAGRGKVEVLG
- a CDS encoding Maf family protein, coding for MSPIPITLASQSSARQMILRNAGVTFDAVSPGVDEDAAKAGLLAETVTPRDIADALAEMKAVKVSTKRSGLVIGADQTLDLNGRLIDKAVSLAEARARLLELRGTTHKLHSAVVVARDGQPIWRVVESAKLSVRPFSEAWLDEYIERRGEALLWSVGCYELEGEGVQLFDKIEGDYFTILGLPLIGLLDFLRLHGALPA